One genomic window of Acidimicrobiales bacterium includes the following:
- a CDS encoding transglutaminase family protein: MTFRINHSTTYTYEDEVTQSYGLLHMIPRDLPGQTCRSITIVIDPVPDFYAEHRDFFGNRVIHFEILKPHRKLSVLSASEVDIDRGGLPAPNGDVPWEAARDQLRDSAAGGGAPEAATLDATQFVLGSSLAFPFPELREYALMSFTPGRPTRDALLDLAARVHDDFRYEPGVTSVATTAEEAFEARVGVCQDFAHLVIGCLRSLGLAARYVSGYLETTPPPGAARLRGADASHAWTALFVPGEGWLDVDPTNRQYTNDRYTTVAWGRDYGDVPPLKGVIFTEGSAHDLDVVVDVDRLATG, from the coding sequence ATGACGTTCCGGATCAACCACAGCACCACCTACACCTACGAGGACGAGGTAACCCAGAGCTACGGCCTGCTCCACATGATCCCCCGGGACCTTCCCGGCCAGACATGCCGATCCATCACGATCGTCATCGACCCGGTCCCGGACTTCTACGCTGAGCACCGGGACTTCTTCGGCAACCGGGTCATCCACTTCGAGATTCTCAAGCCCCACCGGAAGCTGTCCGTCCTGTCCGCGTCCGAGGTCGACATCGACAGGGGCGGACTCCCGGCCCCGAACGGTGACGTCCCGTGGGAAGCGGCGCGCGACCAACTGAGGGACTCGGCGGCGGGAGGCGGCGCTCCGGAAGCTGCGACGTTGGACGCTACGCAGTTCGTGCTGGGGTCGTCGCTCGCCTTCCCCTTTCCCGAGCTGCGGGAGTACGCGCTCATGTCCTTCACGCCGGGCCGCCCGACGCGGGACGCGCTCCTCGACCTGGCCGCTCGGGTCCACGACGACTTCCGCTACGAGCCGGGGGTCACCTCCGTCGCGACGACGGCGGAGGAGGCCTTCGAGGCGCGGGTCGGCGTGTGCCAGGACTTCGCCCATCTGGTGATCGGGTGCCTACGCTCGCTGGGCCTGGCCGCCCGTTACGTAAGCGGGTACCTGGAGACCACACCGCCGCCGGGAGCGGCCCGGCTCCGGGGCGCCGACGCCTCCCACGCCTGGACCGCGCTGTTCGTCCCAGGGGAGGGATGGCTCGACGTAGATCCGACCAACCGCCAGTACACCAACGACCGCTACACAACGGTGGCGTGGGGCCGGGACTACGGCGACGTCCCGCCGCTCAAGGGCGTGATCTTCACCGAGGGATCGGCCCACGACCTGGATGTGGTGGTCGACGTCGACCGCCTCGCCACGGGGTAG
- a CDS encoding circularly permuted type 2 ATP-grasp protein, with protein sequence MTSAPVVDLLSAYHPLPGVYDEMVDGTGQLREHWGHVGAVLEGLGMAELQRRQAEAGSLLDDLGITRWRLDPLPILVTSDEWARIESAVVQRAELLNLVLADLYGPRDLLAKALLPPEVVYGHPGFLRACDQVLIPGAQQLFTLAVDLVRDRAGSTWVLADRAKTPTGVGYAIANRTVTSRVFPSLHRNAQVHRLAPFMRALRAGLESVAPDTTREPRIVVLSPGPQSTTAFEHEFLATNLGYSLVEGEDLTVRGGQVLVRSLGRVERVDVILRRVDAWHCDPLEFKADTTIGVPGLAEACRRGTVTVVNTLGSGVLENPGILPFLPAIAHHLLGEELSLPTVPTWWCGERAARSHVLTHLRDLMVLPIAGNGASEVIRGWQQPQGALDDLRRRIEAEPGAWVGQERVDLASTPTLTDRGLEARSGVIRTFAVRGGDSYVAMAGGLARVSADAESAASATNGTVSKDTWVLASEPEPMTATWITSGPAVVPVEPAASMSSRAAEHLFWLGRHAQRAENAVRLLRVVHDRRAEFQHAPNPAGTACLHALLAALTHVTETFPGFVGEGAAERLAHPGDELQSVAVDSGRKGTLAHSVQLVLDNAHAVRDQLSLDTWLVVSSLRRDLLDQPTLGRATLGHVLSSLLALAGLGAESMVRDPGWRFMDAGRRIERALQLAALLRATVTVERDEPTDSLLLESVLIAAESIITYRRRYRSRAQLATLLELVLLDTDNPRSLVYQFDRLKEDLEAMPRADGGSRLSPAEVRLLETSTALRVADTLDLARAGPAASRPELDALLVRVTGGLHATDEAIRAAHFTHLLPQRGILTPADPLAARALHALLR encoded by the coding sequence ATGACCAGCGCCCCCGTCGTTGACCTGCTGTCCGCGTACCACCCACTTCCCGGGGTGTACGACGAGATGGTCGATGGGACCGGCCAGCTGCGCGAGCACTGGGGGCACGTCGGCGCGGTGCTGGAGGGCCTCGGGATGGCCGAGCTGCAGCGGCGCCAGGCCGAGGCCGGATCACTGCTCGATGACCTAGGAATCACGCGGTGGAGACTCGACCCGCTGCCAATCCTCGTTACAAGCGACGAATGGGCGCGCATCGAGAGTGCGGTGGTCCAGCGGGCCGAGCTGCTCAACCTGGTGCTGGCTGACCTCTACGGGCCGCGCGACCTGCTGGCCAAAGCGCTGCTGCCCCCGGAGGTGGTGTACGGACACCCGGGGTTCCTGCGGGCGTGCGACCAGGTCCTCATCCCCGGGGCCCAGCAGCTGTTTACACTGGCGGTGGACCTTGTGCGCGACCGCGCCGGCAGCACCTGGGTGTTGGCCGACCGTGCCAAGACCCCGACGGGCGTCGGCTACGCCATCGCCAACCGGACGGTCACGTCCCGAGTCTTCCCAAGCCTGCACCGCAACGCTCAGGTGCACCGGCTGGCACCCTTCATGCGGGCCTTGCGTGCAGGCCTGGAGTCGGTGGCACCCGACACGACGCGCGAACCCCGCATCGTCGTGCTCAGCCCCGGCCCGCAAAGTACTACCGCCTTCGAGCACGAGTTCCTGGCCACCAACCTCGGCTACTCGCTGGTTGAGGGGGAGGACCTCACCGTCCGGGGCGGACAGGTGCTGGTGCGATCGCTCGGCCGAGTCGAGCGCGTAGACGTCATCCTCCGCCGGGTCGATGCGTGGCACTGCGATCCGCTCGAGTTCAAAGCCGACACGACCATCGGCGTGCCAGGCCTGGCCGAGGCGTGCCGTCGGGGCACAGTGACGGTCGTCAACACCCTGGGAAGCGGCGTGCTGGAGAACCCCGGGATACTGCCCTTCCTCCCCGCCATCGCACACCACCTCTTGGGGGAGGAGCTGAGCCTGCCGACGGTGCCGACGTGGTGGTGCGGAGAGCGGGCCGCTCGCAGCCACGTCCTGACCCACCTCCGCGACCTCATGGTCCTGCCCATCGCGGGCAACGGGGCCTCGGAGGTCATCCGGGGCTGGCAGCAGCCCCAGGGCGCGCTCGACGACCTCCGCCGCCGGATCGAGGCCGAGCCCGGTGCGTGGGTCGGCCAGGAACGGGTCGACCTGGCGTCCACCCCAACACTCACAGACCGCGGCCTCGAGGCCCGCAGCGGCGTGATTCGCACCTTTGCGGTGAGGGGTGGCGATTCCTACGTGGCCATGGCCGGGGGCCTGGCGCGGGTTTCCGCCGACGCCGAGAGCGCCGCGTCAGCAACCAACGGGACAGTCAGCAAGGACACCTGGGTCCTGGCCTCCGAGCCCGAGCCGATGACGGCTACGTGGATCACGTCGGGTCCGGCCGTGGTCCCGGTCGAGCCGGCCGCTTCCATGTCTTCACGGGCGGCCGAGCACCTGTTCTGGCTCGGACGCCACGCCCAGCGAGCTGAGAACGCTGTGCGGCTGCTCCGGGTGGTGCACGACCGGCGCGCCGAGTTCCAGCACGCCCCCAACCCGGCCGGAACGGCCTGCCTCCACGCGCTCCTGGCGGCCCTGACCCATGTGACGGAGACCTTCCCCGGCTTCGTCGGGGAAGGAGCCGCCGAGCGTCTGGCCCACCCAGGAGACGAGCTGCAGTCGGTAGCGGTTGACAGCGGAAGAAAGGGCACGCTGGCGCACTCGGTGCAGCTGGTCCTTGACAACGCCCACGCCGTGCGGGACCAGCTGTCACTCGACACGTGGCTGGTGGTCAGCTCCCTGCGGCGCGATCTGCTCGACCAGCCAACGCTGGGGCGGGCCACGTTGGGCCACGTGCTGTCCAGCCTGCTGGCTCTCGCCGGCCTGGGAGCGGAGAGCATGGTGCGCGACCCGGGGTGGCGGTTCATGGACGCCGGGCGCCGGATCGAGCGCGCCCTGCAGCTAGCGGCCCTGCTGCGGGCCACCGTGACCGTCGAGCGCGACGAGCCGACCGACAGCCTGTTGCTGGAGTCGGTCCTCATCGCAGCCGAGAGCATCATCACCTACCGCCGCCGCTACCGCTCGCGCGCACAGCTGGCGACGCTGCTCGAACTCGTGTTGCTCGACACCGACAACCCCCGCTCCCTCGTCTACCAGTTCGATCGGCTGAAGGAGGATCTGGAGGCTATGCCGCGAGCCGACGGCGGGTCCCGGCTGTCGCCGGCGGAGGTCCGCCTTCTGGAGACCTCGACGGCCCTGCGCGTCGCCGACACCCTCGATCTGGCCCGGGCAGGACCCGCCGCCTCCCGCCCGGAGCTCGACGCCCTCCTGGTTCGAGTCACCGGCGGCCTGCACGCCACGGACGAGGCCATCCGGGCGGCCCACTTCACCCACCTGCTTCCCCAGCGCGGCATCCTCACCCCAGCAGACCCGTTGGCGGCCCGAGCTCTCCACGCGCTGCTGCGATGA
- a CDS encoding transglutaminase family protein → MIKVAIEHRTAYRFDRRVRLSPHLIRLRPAPNCRTPVLSYSLDVLPRPHFRNWQQDPFGNFVAHVVFPEPVTDLAVTVGLVADMTTINPFDFFLDEAAERFPFGYPAGLGRDLAPYLAVDAAGPLLQAWVADARQTTGVGLRTVDALVLLNQRLKNDVAYTVRMEPGIQEPDITLEKALGSCRDTAWLLVQILRHLGVAARFVSGYLVQLALDRPPLDGPPGPAADFTDLHAWAEAYVPGAGWIGLDPTSGLVASEGHLPLACTPEPESAAPITGSTEPCEVAFEFTNSVRRVHEDPRVTLPYRDDQWAAIDALGHFVDDDLLRTDARLTMGGEPTFVSVDDMEALEWTFAADGADKRAKAWELAERLRGRFAPSGLIQHCQGKSYPGEVLPRWQIDVCWLGDGTPLWRDAARLADPARPGDSEPEEARELALGIARRLGIRDEFCLPVYEDPVARLAGEAALPPGLPPPGDERAALLADLAGDGAEPVGWVVPVHRHHDGVGGWATSRWETRRGQLFLVPGDSPIGLRLPLGSLVWSPAHPDPDRSLFDPRKPPRADRTPTGPARVVPARDAPPTALCVEVRQGRLHVFLPPLTDLADAVELVAVVEEAVAAYGRPVVVEGYPLPADPHLCRLSVTPDPGVIEVNVHPAASWPALVASVTGLYEEARAVRLGTEKFSLDGTHSGTGGGCHITLGGPTPADSPLLRRPDLLRSLVTYWQHHPALSYLFSGRFVGQFSQAPRVDEASHAALDELEIAFAELDRLGADAPPWLVDRLLRHLLVDVSGNTHRAEFCIDKLFDPNTERGRLGLVELRGFEMPPHPRMALVQALLVRALVARCWQQPYRGRLIRWGTELHDRFLLPWFIEADITEVVDDLREHGYQFHRSWLEPFFEFRFPRIGAVDVGGVGIELRAAIEPWPVLGDEVTAVGTARAVDSSMERLQVLVEGAREGRHVLACNGVRVPLHPTGDSAVSVAGIRYRAWQPPSCLHPTIGVHTPLVFDLVDERNGLALGGCTYHVSHPGGRAYEDFPVNVNSAEARRAERFEPFGSPPGTLEVAGIADFPVGYGYPRTLDLRTVRS, encoded by the coding sequence GTGATCAAGGTCGCCATCGAGCACCGCACGGCGTACCGCTTCGACCGGCGGGTGCGTCTCTCCCCCCACCTGATCCGGCTGCGTCCGGCGCCCAACTGCCGGACACCCGTGCTCTCCTACTCACTCGACGTCCTCCCGCGGCCGCACTTCCGCAACTGGCAGCAGGACCCGTTCGGGAACTTCGTGGCCCACGTCGTGTTCCCGGAACCGGTGACGGACCTGGCGGTCACGGTGGGGCTGGTGGCCGACATGACGACCATCAACCCCTTCGACTTCTTCCTCGACGAGGCGGCCGAGCGCTTCCCGTTCGGGTACCCGGCCGGGCTGGGCCGGGACCTGGCGCCGTACCTGGCTGTGGACGCCGCCGGTCCGCTGCTGCAAGCGTGGGTGGCCGACGCCCGGCAGACCACGGGCGTAGGGCTACGGACGGTAGATGCCCTGGTCCTGCTCAACCAGCGCCTGAAGAACGACGTGGCGTACACGGTGCGGATGGAGCCGGGAATCCAGGAGCCCGACATCACCCTGGAAAAGGCGCTCGGGTCGTGCCGCGACACCGCCTGGCTCCTGGTTCAGATCCTGCGCCACCTTGGGGTGGCGGCGCGCTTCGTGTCGGGGTACCTGGTGCAGCTGGCCCTCGACCGGCCGCCGCTCGATGGCCCACCGGGCCCGGCCGCCGACTTCACCGACCTTCACGCCTGGGCCGAGGCCTATGTCCCGGGCGCCGGGTGGATCGGGCTGGACCCGACGTCGGGCCTAGTGGCGAGCGAGGGCCACCTCCCCCTCGCGTGCACGCCGGAGCCCGAGAGCGCGGCGCCGATCACAGGCTCCACCGAACCATGCGAGGTGGCCTTCGAGTTCACCAACAGCGTCCGCCGGGTCCACGAGGACCCCCGGGTCACCCTTCCGTACCGCGACGACCAGTGGGCCGCCATCGACGCGCTCGGCCACTTCGTTGACGACGATCTGCTGCGGACCGACGCCCGCCTCACCATGGGGGGAGAGCCGACCTTCGTATCGGTCGACGACATGGAGGCGCTGGAGTGGACATTCGCCGCTGACGGAGCCGACAAGCGGGCCAAGGCCTGGGAGCTGGCCGAACGGCTGCGCGGCCGCTTCGCCCCCTCGGGCCTCATCCAGCACTGCCAGGGCAAGAGCTACCCGGGGGAGGTGCTGCCGCGCTGGCAAATCGACGTCTGCTGGCTCGGCGACGGCACGCCGCTGTGGCGGGACGCGGCGCGCCTGGCCGATCCCGCCCGACCCGGGGACAGCGAGCCGGAGGAGGCCCGGGAGCTGGCACTCGGCATCGCCCGGCGCCTGGGGATCCGAGACGAGTTCTGCCTGCCGGTGTACGAGGATCCGGTCGCGCGCCTGGCCGGAGAGGCGGCCCTCCCCCCGGGCCTGCCGCCGCCCGGCGACGAGCGGGCCGCCCTGCTGGCCGATCTGGCGGGGGACGGGGCCGAACCGGTGGGGTGGGTCGTACCGGTCCATCGCCACCACGATGGGGTCGGGGGATGGGCCACTAGCCGGTGGGAGACCCGCCGGGGGCAGCTGTTTCTCGTTCCCGGGGACTCCCCGATAGGGCTGCGTCTCCCGCTGGGGTCGCTGGTGTGGTCCCCGGCGCACCCGGACCCGGACCGCTCCCTCTTTGACCCCCGAAAGCCGCCGCGTGCGGACCGGACGCCCACCGGGCCGGCGCGGGTGGTGCCCGCCCGGGACGCCCCGCCTACGGCGCTGTGCGTCGAAGTTCGGCAGGGGCGGCTGCACGTGTTCCTCCCGCCGCTGACCGACCTGGCCGACGCCGTCGAGCTAGTGGCGGTTGTCGAAGAGGCGGTGGCCGCGTACGGCCGGCCCGTGGTCGTCGAGGGATACCCGCTGCCGGCCGACCCGCATCTCTGCCGCCTCAGCGTCACCCCCGACCCTGGGGTCATCGAGGTCAACGTGCATCCGGCGGCCTCCTGGCCAGCGCTGGTCGCTAGCGTCACCGGCCTGTATGAGGAGGCCCGGGCGGTGCGCCTCGGCACCGAAAAGTTCTCGCTCGACGGCACCCACAGCGGGACGGGCGGGGGATGTCACATCACCCTCGGCGGGCCCACCCCGGCCGACAGCCCGCTACTGCGCCGGCCGGACCTGCTGCGCAGCCTTGTGACGTACTGGCAGCATCACCCGGCGCTGTCCTATCTCTTCTCTGGGCGCTTCGTTGGCCAGTTCAGCCAGGCGCCCCGGGTCGACGAGGCCAGCCACGCCGCGCTCGACGAGCTCGAGATCGCGTTCGCCGAGCTGGACCGGCTCGGTGCGGACGCCCCACCGTGGCTGGTCGACCGGCTGCTGCGCCACCTACTGGTTGACGTGAGCGGCAACACACACCGGGCTGAGTTCTGCATCGACAAGCTGTTCGATCCCAACACCGAACGAGGCCGGCTCGGGCTGGTCGAGCTGCGCGGCTTCGAGATGCCACCCCATCCCCGAATGGCGCTGGTCCAGGCCCTGCTGGTACGGGCGCTGGTGGCGCGCTGCTGGCAGCAGCCCTACCGCGGGCGGCTAATCCGGTGGGGAACGGAGTTGCACGACCGCTTCCTTCTACCGTGGTTCATCGAGGCCGACATCACCGAGGTGGTGGACGATCTCCGGGAGCACGGCTACCAGTTTCACCGCAGCTGGCTCGAGCCGTTCTTCGAGTTCCGCTTCCCCCGGATCGGCGCCGTCGACGTCGGTGGCGTCGGTATCGAGCTGCGGGCGGCTATCGAGCCGTGGCCGGTTTTGGGGGACGAGGTGACCGCGGTCGGCACGGCGCGCGCCGTCGACTCGTCGATGGAGCGGCTGCAGGTACTCGTCGAGGGAGCCAGGGAAGGCCGCCACGTTCTGGCGTGCAACGGCGTGCGTGTGCCGCTCCATCCAACCGGGGACTCCGCCGTCTCAGTGGCCGGGATCCGCTACCGCGCCTGGCAGCCCCCGTCTTGCCTGCATCCCACCATCGGAGTGCACACCCCCCTGGTGTTCGACCTCGTCGACGAGCGGAACGGCCTGGCGCTGGGGGGCTGCACCTATCACGTCAGCCACCCCGGCGGCAGGGCGTACGAGGACTTCCCAGTCAACGTCAACTCCGCGGAGGCCCGGCGGGCCGAGCGGTTCGAGCCCTTCGGCAGTCCGCCAGGCACGCTTGAGGTCGCCGGGATCGCCGATTTCCCGGTGGGCTACGGCTACCCTCGGACTCTCGATCTCCGAACGGTCAGGTCCTGA
- a CDS encoding alpha-E domain-containing protein yields the protein MLLSRLAECVYWAGRYLERSEAGARLVKVHTELFLDLPRSAGVTWTPLLAVTGSGDRYAVRHADASEDDVVSYLVVDADNPGSIVTSVAMARHNMRVTRGVFPRQAWEEVNDLHLWMLDTCSRAVDRRTRLAWTDQVIRRCQLLAGVISGTMTHDASYSFLEVGRLVERADMTTRVLDVQAEVLMSRRDDDPYADVTWMSVLRSVAAAQSFRARVPGGASGPAALRFLISDSQFPRSVEHCLIEVSRALIELPNHDKPMAACAWVQAMLEDVDVGDLDGPALHHFVDDLQKGIGRVHDLVAESYFPLASTDPGVLAVR from the coding sequence GTGTTGCTGTCGCGATTGGCTGAGTGTGTCTACTGGGCCGGGCGGTACCTCGAGCGCAGCGAGGCTGGCGCCCGCCTCGTGAAGGTGCACACCGAGCTTTTCCTCGACCTGCCGCGCTCGGCCGGCGTGACGTGGACGCCGCTGCTCGCCGTCACCGGGAGCGGGGACCGCTATGCCGTCCGCCACGCCGACGCCAGCGAGGACGACGTGGTGAGCTACCTAGTTGTGGACGCCGACAATCCCGGGTCCATTGTGACCTCAGTCGCGATGGCGAGACACAACATGCGCGTCACACGGGGGGTGTTCCCCCGCCAGGCGTGGGAGGAGGTCAACGATCTCCATCTTTGGATGCTGGACACCTGCTCACGGGCGGTGGACCGCCGGACCCGCCTGGCCTGGACCGACCAGGTGATCCGCCGTTGCCAGCTGCTGGCGGGGGTGATCTCAGGGACGATGACCCACGACGCCAGCTACTCGTTTCTCGAGGTTGGTCGTCTCGTCGAGCGGGCCGACATGACGACCCGGGTCCTCGACGTGCAGGCCGAGGTGCTGATGAGCCGCCGGGACGACGACCCCTACGCGGATGTGACGTGGATGAGCGTGCTGCGGTCGGTGGCCGCGGCCCAGTCCTTCAGGGCTCGGGTACCGGGCGGCGCCTCCGGGCCTGCGGCTCTGCGATTCTTGATCAGCGACTCCCAGTTCCCGCGCTCGGTCGAGCACTGCCTCATCGAGGTCTCGAGGGCGCTCATCGAATTGCCCAACCACGACAAACCCATGGCCGCCTGCGCTTGGGTCCAGGCCATGCTTGAGGACGTAGACGTTGGCGACCTCGACGGCCCAGCCCTCCACCACTTCGTGGACGACCTGCAGAAGGGCATCGGCCGGGTCCACGATCTGGTAGCCGAGTCCTACTTCCCGCTCGCCTCGACCGACCCTGGCGTCCTTGCCGTCCGCTGA
- a CDS encoding circularly permuted type 2 ATP-grasp protein, with the protein MEVAPVPVARSRMRLESYANHGYWDEMVHEGRPRTGCAGVLGHLTALGDELVERQRAAEAALRAMGVTFTIYSDAGNIDRPWPFDVIPRVITTQEWHSISVGLIQRLTAINLFLEDVYGDQKIVHDRVVPRALLESASNFRAECREVRPVHGLWAHISGTDLVRDSGGTLYVLEDNLRVPSGVSYMLENRMVTKRVFADLFRDLDIYPVDSYPHRLLGLLASLSPRPGQEPCICVLTPGVYNSAYFEHVILAQEMGAHLVEGQDLVVGDDDCVYMLAVRGPVRVDVIYRRVDDLFLDPEAFRSDSVLGVPGLLRAWRAGKVALANAPGTGIADDKAIYAFMPEIIRYYLSEEPKLANVPTYVCFDPLQRRHVLSHLNELVIKPTNESGGRGIFIGSFASRSEIAQMRARIQADPRNFVAQPILQLSTAPTLCDGKVVPRHLDLRPFILSGQRPYVTQGGLTRVALREGSIVVNSSQGGGSKDTWVVEPMATNRASQSQSQQQ; encoded by the coding sequence TTGGAGGTCGCGCCCGTGCCCGTGGCGCGTTCGAGGATGCGCCTTGAGAGCTACGCGAACCATGGCTATTGGGACGAGATGGTCCACGAGGGCCGTCCCCGGACCGGCTGCGCCGGTGTTCTCGGCCACCTGACGGCCCTCGGGGACGAGCTAGTCGAGCGGCAGCGCGCCGCCGAGGCCGCCCTTCGCGCCATGGGTGTGACCTTCACGATCTACTCCGATGCCGGCAACATCGACCGGCCCTGGCCATTCGACGTGATCCCGCGGGTGATCACGACCCAGGAGTGGCACTCCATCTCGGTCGGGCTGATTCAGCGCCTCACCGCCATCAACCTGTTCCTCGAGGACGTTTACGGGGACCAGAAGATCGTCCACGACCGAGTGGTGCCGCGCGCCCTGCTCGAGAGCGCTTCCAACTTCCGGGCCGAGTGCCGGGAGGTCAGACCCGTCCACGGGCTGTGGGCCCACATCTCGGGGACCGACCTGGTGCGCGACAGCGGCGGCACCTTGTATGTACTTGAGGACAACCTCCGGGTTCCGTCGGGCGTCTCGTACATGCTCGAGAACCGGATGGTGACGAAGCGGGTTTTCGCCGACCTGTTTCGGGATCTGGACATCTACCCGGTCGACTCCTACCCGCACCGTCTGCTCGGTCTCCTGGCCTCGCTGTCTCCTCGACCGGGCCAGGAACCGTGCATCTGCGTGCTGACGCCGGGCGTCTACAACTCGGCGTACTTCGAGCACGTGATCCTGGCCCAGGAGATGGGGGCGCACCTGGTCGAGGGGCAGGACCTGGTCGTGGGAGACGACGACTGCGTCTACATGCTGGCCGTCAGGGGCCCGGTCCGTGTCGACGTGATCTACCGGCGGGTGGACGACCTGTTCCTCGACCCCGAGGCATTCCGCTCCGACTCGGTCCTGGGCGTGCCCGGGCTCCTGCGAGCCTGGCGGGCCGGGAAGGTGGCGCTGGCGAACGCTCCGGGCACCGGGATAGCTGACGACAAGGCGATATACGCCTTCATGCCGGAAATTATTAGGTATTACCTGTCCGAGGAGCCGAAGCTGGCCAACGTGCCGACCTACGTGTGCTTCGACCCGCTCCAGCGCCGCCACGTCCTGTCCCACCTCAATGAGCTGGTGATCAAGCCGACCAACGAGTCCGGCGGCCGCGGGATCTTCATCGGGTCTTTCGCGTCGCGGTCCGAGATTGCGCAAATGCGGGCGCGCATCCAGGCCGACCCCCGCAACTTCGTGGCCCAGCCGATCTTGCAGCTCTCCACTGCCCCCACCTTGTGCGACGGGAAGGTGGTCCCGCGGCATCTCGACCTCCGACCGTTTATCCTCTCCGGGCAGCGTCCTTACGTTACCCAGGGTGGGCTGACCCGCGTTGCCCTCCGCGAGGGGTCGATCGTGGTCAACAGTTCTCAAGGCGGAGGGAGCAAGGACACCTGGGTCGTCGAGCCGATGGCGACGAATCGTGCGAGCCAGTCCCAGAGCCAGCAGCAGTGA
- a CDS encoding carboxyl transferase domain-containing protein produces MTDADWERTLEDLATRRSRAEAMGGPERLARHRNGGKLDARARVEALLDAGSFFELGRLVGDVPADGVITGWGRIQGRSVVVVAEDFTTVAGSIGRGSHSKRIRAADLALQESIPLIMLLEGAGYRPGESPGGKSPVDLNLQAKCSGEVPLVTGVLGASAGHGALVAPMSDFTVMTSQAAIFTAGPPVVRESMGAEISKEELGGPSVALGSGLIHNLARDDSDALAQIRTYLSFFPSSAWSYPPSEPRAEGEESPIEELVRHIPRDGRRGYDMRKVIELVADERNWFEVQPHYGKAIVTALARLDGHPVAIVANQPQVMAGSVDADAADKAAHFITVADSFHLPLIFLSDNPGMLPGQKSEADGVLRSGARMYAAQAQATTVKINITMRKAYGFGSMVMAMASFERQSGIFGFPGATLGAMGASAMSRATGAGDETARQLRQLEDEASYNSAKWLGFDELIDPRDTRRVLLTVMGHSLNRRQKPPAPVLRKAITP; encoded by the coding sequence ATGACCGACGCTGACTGGGAACGGACCCTGGAGGATCTGGCGACCAGGCGCAGCCGAGCCGAGGCCATGGGTGGTCCAGAGAGGCTGGCGCGCCACCGTAACGGAGGCAAGCTCGATGCTCGCGCTCGAGTTGAGGCCCTTCTTGATGCCGGCTCGTTCTTTGAGCTCGGCCGGCTGGTTGGTGACGTCCCTGCCGATGGAGTGATCACAGGATGGGGCCGTATCCAAGGTCGGTCCGTGGTCGTAGTGGCGGAGGACTTCACCACGGTGGCCGGATCCATCGGGCGGGGGAGCCACAGCAAGCGGATCCGTGCAGCCGACCTGGCGCTGCAGGAGTCGATTCCATTGATCATGCTCCTCGAAGGCGCCGGGTACAGGCCAGGCGAAAGCCCCGGAGGCAAGAGCCCCGTTGACCTCAACCTGCAAGCAAAGTGCAGCGGCGAGGTCCCCCTGGTCACCGGCGTGCTCGGGGCATCCGCGGGTCACGGCGCGTTAGTTGCTCCCATGTCTGACTTCACCGTGATGACGAGTCAGGCAGCCATCTTCACCGCCGGCCCGCCGGTGGTCAGAGAATCTATGGGTGCAGAGATCTCCAAAGAGGAGCTCGGCGGCCCTTCGGTAGCACTGGGCAGTGGTTTGATCCACAATCTGGCCCGGGACGACAGCGACGCGTTAGCCCAGATCCGGACGTACCTCTCGTTTTTCCCGTCGAGCGCCTGGAGCTACCCGCCTTCGGAGCCGAGGGCTGAAGGCGAAGAGTCTCCGATCGAGGAACTCGTCCGCCACATTCCGCGTGACGGTCGGCGAGGCTACGACATGCGCAAGGTGATCGAGCTGGTCGCCGACGAGCGGAACTGGTTCGAGGTGCAGCCTCACTACGGCAAGGCCATCGTGACGGCTCTCGCAAGGCTGGATGGCCACCCGGTTGCGATCGTGGCCAACCAGCCTCAGGTCATGGCGGGTTCTGTCGACGCCGACGCTGCGGACAAGGCCGCGCACTTCATCACGGTCGCGGACTCGTTCCACCTGCCGCTGATATTTCTCTCCGACAACCCGGGCATGCTCCCCGGGCAGAAATCCGAAGCGGATGGGGTCCTGCGGAGCGGCGCGCGGATGTACGCAGCTCAGGCTCAGGCAACGACCGTCAAGATCAACATCACCATGCGAAAGGCGTACGGGTTCGGGTCGATGGTCATGGCCATGGCGAGCTTCGAACGGCAATCCGGCATTTTCGGTTTCCCCGGCGCGACGCTGGGTGCGATGGGAGCGTCGGCCATGAGCCGCGCGACCGGGGCGGGCGACGAGACGGCCCGACAGCTCAGGCAGCTTGAAGATGAGGCCTCCTACAACTCAGCCAAGTGGTTGGGCTTCGACGAACTGATCGATCCGCGGGATACCCGCCGTGTTCTCCTGACGGTAATGGGCCATTCGCTGAACCGCCGTCAGAAGCCTCCAGCCCCCGTGCTGCGCAAGGCCATCACTCCTTGA